The sequence ccccctctccacgccgctgatgaatccaaaggaacggcagtgACTGATACAGTTCGGGCGTCGCAGGTGCTGCCAGTTCGCGTTGAACTCAAAGTAGGGGcgccagctccggatttttccttggggtttactcccgtagccttctgcatgagtgggtataaccgcaaggcagcggagttttgagatcagagttttccttttccaagTAATGCTTCACACAGAAGCAAGATGCAACAACGGCCTTTGATGGCGAAAGGAAGCTCCCACCCCCAATCAAAATTGACTGAACTGCGATCGAAACGGTCAATAAACTGAGTGCTATTTTTGTTTATTGTTGTCTGCTAAAACCACGCGGTGATGTAGGATCGCCACAGAGCCCGCAGGCGGTGCatatacagagagaaaaaaaatcagctaatCCGGCCTCCAATAAAGTCATGTTTTGGCAGACTCTTTTGTGTTTAAGTTAGTAGATGCGTTAAACTTCTGTTGATAAACATACGCACGTGGAATTTATTCAATGTACAAACATTACCTGATTATACTGCAAGTAACCAAATAATACAATAATTGAACAGCATAATGACTATATATGTCATATAATAATTGAATATATAGTatgcgtgtgtgcgcgtgcgcaAAGTAATTGAGTTACTGAAGGTTTAACGCTGCAAGCTTTACTTAGTAAGTCACCGTTTTACCAGCATTTCTGCGGCAGTTTAGACCATGTCTGAATTTAGCGAGGAATGTTGGCCCGTGTTATAACGTTGTGTATTCTTGTATTAAGTCTTATAACGCAAAACCATCCCGCAGACAAACTAAGCCAATCCTTGGCCCAGGACAACATGTGTGAACTTTAATTTTCTAACGAATTTCTTTACCTtttcttccctccccccgcccaatGTTTGTTTGCTTTCCTTTCCTCGAAATCTAACGTTTTCTCCTTATGTTAGTTTGTAAGAGACCAAACTGAACACTGGCCTATCGCCAGGGCTGGTTAGAACAGGCACTCTGAATTTGGTTGGCCAGTGAGGTAAAATAAGTCTGCTCAGACCTGGTTTGTTAACCAACAATTAAGTTTTCGTTCCCATATGACTAGACACAACTACACATGACAGCGATTGAACTCGGCTCAAAAATAAAACGTCCTCTCGATCCATAAATTAACACTTAGTCAATAATATCCCACTATGTGTTGGATAGTGCGGTTAATCAAACAAAAACAGTCTTGTAAAAGAAGTAACTTTgaaatagtttttttaaattctgctaTTAATGGAACAAATCGGATTAAGGTTTAATGAATCTATTCAAACGTTGCCTTTTGATGCTGTTGGCAGGTGTACAATGGAGGGGCAGAATCGAATGCACTCACGCCTAGGTGTGAGATGATTATTCAAATAGGCTGCAAAGAAATTGGGATTGGAGGTTGGTGTGGCGCGCACACAGCTATATCACAGTTCACCGCCAGCCACCCACGTCACTTCAAGCCACTGTCATCACGAGCTGCCTCTGGATCGCTTTGGGCGGCAGTAAACCAGGAGCCAGCACTTTTCAAATAACCTATTCCGCAATCCGACACAGGGGGTGATCCGTCGCCCAGAATCTTCTTTTAGCAGAAGCGCAgacgcttctctctctctctctctctctctctctctctctctctctctctttctctttctctccctctctatccctctttccccctctccctcctctccctctctcccttctctctctctgtctctgtcactctcttctctctctctctccctctctctatctatctatctatctatctctctctcaccctctctatcTGCTCCCGATCCCTAATGCATTCTACCTCCAACATGCTGGGTGCAGTGAAAATGGAAGGACATGAACACACAGACTGGAGCTCCTACTATGGAGAGCCCGAGGTAGGTTTCGGCACAAAAAGCAATCCTCTTTATGTACAAGATAATATTAGCCTTAAGATAATATTAACTTTGTGATCAAATATTGACTTGCGGCGCCTCCAATTCCTCCTCGATTTGCACGCAATAGTCTTTAAACAAAGTTCTATTTGGCTAAAATAAAGTTTCAGTTGTGCATTTAAATACTTATAAAGCGCAGGAGACATAACTGATTCGACTTTTCTGTGCTTGGAGATTATATTCCGTATTATTTACGGAAATCCAGATGTTGGGTTTCCTCCTCACTTCGATATATTAATCGAAGTTTATTAACTACGCGAcggctttttattttttttctttatcttcctctggGCTTTATGGTGTATACCTTTGCTGAAATCGTTTATGATAAATTGCCATCATAATATAGTaatcttttattttgttttaaaacaaATCCTTCTGATTATTCGAGAGGTTAAGATAAAAATTGTAAAAAGAATCAATATAATTCATAAAAAGGCATTGTCATTAGTTAGTCAGCAGATGAATGCCTCTTTAGTAGAATTATTAGGACGATGGATGAATTGTTATTTCCAAGGGAAAAAAACAATCAATTCAACAAAGGTGCCCCTTTGATGATTATAAATACTGTTAATAGAGTAAAGGATATTTTACATCGGATATCAAAGTAGACTAAGATTAGTGATGAGTTTAACGCCTTGAGTCGTTCCATATTATTAatcctgttttattttatttctatcaAGGGGTATACCTCAGTGAGCAACATGAATGCGGGGATTGGAATGAACAGCATGAACACTTACATGAGTATGTCTGCAATGGGTACCACAGCCAACATGACAGCGGGATCCATGAACATGTCTTATGTGGGCACCGGCATGAGCCCGGCAATGACTGGCATGTCTCCTGGAGCAGGGGCAATGAACGGCATGGGAGCCGGGATGGCTGCCCTTAGCCCAAGCATGAGTCCAATAAGCGCTCAGGCCGGATCTATGAACGCCCTGACTTCTTACACCAATATGAGCATGAGCCCGATATATGGTCAATCCAATCTTAACAGATCCAGGGACCCCAAGACCTACCGCCGTAGTTATACCCACGCAAAACCGCCTTACTCTTACATCTCCCTCATTACCATGGCCATCCAGCAATCTCCCAGCAAGATGTTGACCCTGAGTGAAATCTATCAGTGGATAATGGATCTTTTCCCTTTCTACCGTCAGAACCAGCAGCGCTGGCAGAACTCCATCCGTCACTCTCTGTCCTTCAACGATTGCTTCCTTAAGGTGCCTAGGTCCCCGGACAAACCGGGCAAGGGCTCATTCTGGACCCTGCACCCCGACTCTGGCAATATGTTCGAGAACGGTTGCTACCTGCGGAGGCAGAAGCGCTTCAAGTGCGAGAAGAAGCAAGCGCTTAAAAACTCCCAGGATCCCAACAGGAAAACATCGGAGGCGGGCTCCACCGGTAGTGGCGGCAGCAGCTCGGAGAGCAGTACCGGCAATGAATCCCCGCATTCAAGCGGCTCTCCGGGCAGCGAGCAGAAGAGGTCCATGATGGATCTGAAGCCAAGCTCGGCTCTCAGCCCGGAGCACACTCATGCCAGCAACGCGGTGTCGCAAGCACAGCAACACTTGATGCACCACCAGCACCACTCGGTTCTGTCTCACATCCCTTCGGAAGCCCAGGGTCACCTTAAGGCGGATCACCACTACTCGTTCAACCACCCGTTCTCAATCAACAACTTAATGTCTTCCGAGCAACAGCACCACAAAATGGACTTGAAGGCTTACGAACAGGTGATGCATTATTCGAATTATAACTCCCCAATGTCTGCCAATCTACCAATGACCTCCAAATCGGTCTTAGACTCCTCGGCTATAGCGAGCGACACGTCCTACTACCAAGGTGTGTATTCAAGACCTATTATGAACTCCTCTTAAAAATATTTCCACGCACATAAGGACTTTGCCAACTGTGTATATttgtaataataattaaaaaaaaacatcgttTGTGGCCAAGCATTCGAAAAATATTTTTTATGTTTTCAACCTGTTAGATGTCAAGTTCTTTAGCGATATTTTTTTTTGTGAAGGGAGGGGACGAGTTGGATTGTATTGTGCGGGGAGCACcagtttaaatgttttgttttaagTGCAGAGGGGTTCGGAATAAAGGCAACGTAACCATGATATTTCTGTGTACAGTTTTAAATGCACCGTGCAACTTTCCATTGACGACAAAAACGAGCAATCGTTTCCTTTTCAACAAAAAAAACCCTTCGAAGGAAGGTAGCTGCCATTTTAACAAAAAAAAGAATCTGCAAGTAATTTATGGTTTGTGTATGCTTTATTTATGGCTTGTAAACGTCTGTTTTGGTAGTAGACTACCGAAGTTTCAGAATATATATTCGAAAGAAGTGTTAAGTGTTAGATGTACACAACTAATTCTGTCAACTGCAGTGATAAGACTTCTCGCTGACCCGTTAGCTCCCTTAAGCGAAAAGTTTTAATTGTTCACAAATTGTTGCACTTTTGGTAATTTTCCGTGATCCTGGGAGCCGGCGACTTCATAATTCCCATTTTTGCTACACGACCTGAAAGTGACTTAATTTATTGTTAAAACTGTAGATTTTAGTACGGAggatttttttcttctgttttcccttgtaagaaattttaaaaaacttttcTCTTTCGCGTTGAAATGTTAACATTTTATAAAGACAAGTGTAATAAAAACACACAAATAAACGAACATATTTTCCTCCGATATAACAATCTGTGATGCTTTTTTAAAGATTTGTTCGCACATTGTTCATACTATTCAATCCCATCTCATCAGGCGATGAAaacaagatttaaaagggatttcCTTATCAACAAAACAGCGTGGTTTCGATGCTCCAACGTTAAGTACCAAAGAATTTGGCTCTCAAAAGTTACTTTCAGCACTCAAATCGGATGTAAAAGTACGTTCGATgtttcctaatttcattttttcttGTAAATCATACTGTCAGACGGTGCTAACCGGTTGATACCAGGCCAAATAATCCCAGCTTTCGGGGTGACTGATGGAACCGCGTATCTTGCACTAAAAATGGACGGGGTCACCTCAATAGTCTGATGCCGAGAATTTTTGGTCGAATAACCTTGTGTTTTTCCATAGGTAAGAGGTTTtgtgtggggttttttttggaaTTAGTGTTACAAGGGTTTTCTGTGTCGATCCTTATTTTTTCTGTCACGGTGCTGTTGCAACTAAGCAGTTTGGCGCCAGGTAAAGGGTTGGTCAGTCTGCTCTCTCTTGTCTTtggttctgttttttttaatggcgAAGGTTTCCCAATCAGAGAAAGCGTTACCCCTCTTTCAGTGTAAAGGACATTTAAAGGGAATGTTTAACTTGCATAAATATAGAGAGCCAGTTAGTGTTGACTGACAGTTATGCTCCGTATTAATTCACGGTTATATAAGCACGGTTTAACATTTGCTCTCCCAAGAAGCTACGCAATTGATACGCTACGTCTGCTAATATTTTCATGCTTGCATGAGTGGAAATATGAAAAGCATATTAATGCTATTCCACCGCATTTAGAAAAGATGGTTATATTGGAATGAAAATCTTTATATTTTGGTACACGCACAGTATCTGAACCTTTGAGATTCAGGTGATAATCGGGTTAGTTTCTATGGGCCTGATTGAATTCCCTACATCAGCTGAATGAGATCAGATATAATTGCTTCATTAAATAGGGCCACTTAACCACAATGGACGTTCAAAAAACATAGCCGCAATTGAAAATGTTAACACAATATGCTGGATCTCGAAATCCCATTATAATGTTGCTATTGTAGTCCCTATTAATTTAATTACGAAATGTTCGACTAATCTGGCAACTTTCTTATTTAAACTTGCAATACGTAATTCGGTAACGTATCTTATAAGAGTGGGAGGCGTGAAATAATTTCAattgttaaaattaaaattaccTTTCCCGACATATCAAACAGCTTAAAATAAAGCTGCTAAATGGGTGATGGTTATCAATTTTGACCTCATGAAGTTCAGCTACATTAACTTAACTTGGGCTGCGCTTAATTAATATAGTTGTACTCCTATTAGGTAGAATTCTGGAGCTGGTATGAAATTCTAACTGAGGGACAGTCCTCTCTTATCTGTTTCATTCAATCTCTTGGCTGGCATCATTGTTGAGTAAGATATACGTTTGTTAGCTCGCGTCTTGATCTGCGCTTATTTAGGCTGACGTGTAAATATCGTAGAAATGAAAACACCAAAGACTCAattcattttaaaaaatgaaaataaagatttgaatTACATCATCCGCAAATCCGGTGCTGGAAGCGAATATCCCATTTACGTCATCCTAGGCACCGTTCAAAATACAAATTGTATGGAATTGTATGATAGTATATCAATGTTAATATATCAGTGTTTTGAACAAAACTGATGTCAGTTTGCAAAGCATCCAACAATTAGGTGGCATTACAAAGTTTTTTtgccccgatgaagggtctcagcccgaaacgtcgattatttattcctttccataggtgctgcgtgacctgctgagttgctccagcattttgtgtttgctgttattttttaattttacagCATTTTGCACGAGCTTATCCGTCGTGCCTCCTGAAGATTGGGGACAAAGCATAATATCAATTTAAGAAGCTAAAACATGTATATTTTAACAAACGCACCTGATTTGGTTGGGGCCTTCCAACATAACACAAATTCTAGAGCAAAGATTTTAACGAACGCATCTAATTGGATTGGGGCCTTGCAATTTAACTCAAATTTCAATGCAACGATACAAGATCCAGGTCTACAGCAAGCTTCAGGAGGTCGCCTTAATCTCCCGGTTATTTCTACATGTTCATTCAGTCTGTTCACCAAATAAACGCATCTCAACCCCAAAGAACAAGACCTCGATCGGTGACGGCTACGTTTTATGCAAAGAGTATAAGTCATGCCACAATACGCCTCGCAGTTGTTTCAACCAACCCTAATTTCCCCAGTGAGACATTGCAAGCATTTTAAGGATATTAGACCTGTGATCATCGATGACTAGCTGCACGCTTCCTTAGCAGACACCGCGATGAATTTAAAAGGCACATCCTACAGCATTTGCCCTCGAAAGACCATCAAGAGAAAGCTCGGAAAATTCCTACTTTCCAGTGTATTAGGATTAGGTTTCAGAACCTTGCGTAAACTTAAGAAGTGGAATTAACAGTGGCGAATCTCAAAACTAAACAGTGAaaatgcaatgtttttttttaaaaaaaggtactGGGTTAGATTGCTGTCATTTTCCAATTCCGGATATGCTTTCCCACGCGCCAACGAAGTGTATGGCGTTCTATTCGACCAAAAATAACAACATTAAATCCCCTTCTAATTCCACATTGTTCCAACACACCGTTGCAACTGCAATCGCCTAGGAACAACTTGTATCTCGCTCCAAGGACACACACGTCGCGAACcaaccatgaaatttgtttcattaTCACATAAAGGCCTCCCGGAGCGAGAAAGAATACGGCTAGAAATGAGCCAACACCGGCGACAAAGACATGTGAATGCGATGCTCTAACCTGCATGTTCCACATCACAGGACCATTGTCAGGGGGTCGTTTTTAAACTACTTAAAAATGTCTCTCACTTCAATGATCCAGCAAGATAAGTTGCCGTATTACATCGAACTCTGACGCTGAACGATATAATTACACAGTGGGCAAGTTCAATAATTATAGGAGCAATATATACATACCCACGTATCATTTTAAATGGAGAAACGTTAGTAAAACACAACCACGCACACATTTTCACAAGTCAAAAGTACGcgcgcacgcgcgcgcacacacacacacacacacacacacacacacacacacacacacacacacacacacgcacacacacacacagatatacacataCACAGGCGTGTTCATTTACAAGAACCCGTGCGCTGCCATTTATCATAGGTTCCAATATTAAAGACTTCCAGTGTTTTCGATTCTGTTCTATCCACGTTCTGTTCATTATATGCTGATTTTAATAATCATATTAATAATCATGTTACATGTGGTCGGTAAATACATCGGTTAAAGTAAATACGAAAACATACTTTCTACTGCACGTCACACTTCAATCAGTTTCCACAGGTATCTGTTATTTTCTAATTTTTCGTGCAATGTGTTTAAAGGAATTTTATGACACCGATCAATATCttagtaaaataatcattttggtCCTAGCCGGGCAGTGAAATCTTTGCTTTGTGCTAAAGTCAACACTGGCTGTGTTGAGCTCAAATAATCCAGCATTGCTTCGACTTCTTTACAGTCAGAACGCAGCTCCATGAGTTGGACTGTCGTCGTGGTTGGATCCACAAGTTCCAGGTACGTTATCTGCAAAATGCACGTTCATTTAAGGTTTTAAAAATATCCCAGCTAATATCGAATAAACTGATCCTAAATCTCTCTCGCCATTGTCAGCTATTCGAACAAACTATTATTGTTGAAATTTATGTAGATTGTGAGTGGAAAGCGATATGATGGGTCTAGCTATTAAATTAAGATCGTAACTGAAAataacattttctattttattctgcttttttgtttgttttaatagGATTTGTGATCAAATTGAAATCAAATGCAACGAACCATTCAACGTGCATTCAATAAACGTGTTCGCATCTTCGCTTGCAACACGATGCTTTCAATTTGATGGCAGCCAAGTATTACATTTGTCTGTGAGTCATGTAAATCAACTAAGTTACTTATTTTCGAAAGGAGTGCTATTCTCCTTTAATATGCTATTTGGGTCCCTAGTGCTTTTAAATAAAAATGAGCATACAATACTTCCATTGACATCTATAAATAGACAAACTTAATAACGAAAGGATGCCCCTTTTAATTGGATTTAATAACTGAACAATGTTCACTCCTGAGAGTTAATGTTATCGAATTGAATCAAAAATAGACCCGGAATATATCAGGCAGACATAAAACTGTTAATGGAGGTCAGATAAATATATATAACGTTGGGTAGACAATTGGAATGAGATATATGGGTACAACTATTAGAAACAATGGAGATAGGATGGATGCATAGATAATTGAAGATAACAGATTTTCAAGACATCCATCTTTTGGTGAATCGGCCAGTGATGCGAAATGCATTGTTTCAAGTAAGTGGCGCTCGGGGAATTGAAGATTGCTTTATCTGCGAACAATGCTCCGAGAATCATTTTAAAACCGATAAGGCAACTGTAGTTAGATAATGGTGAAGCAGAAAGCAACCCAGGAAGAGTATAGTAAAGATTGGGAAGACGGCTCCTGTTTGCCGATATGCGAGCGATATGGAGAGAACTTCAAATAACAAACAAATCGAATTTGTCTACTGTGTGATCGTCAGAGAAAACACGAGATCTAACTCTGACATCCCAAATCTTAAAATGCCGTTCCTTGACGAATGTATATTTTACGGCTGCATTTGAAAATACAGACTCGAGAGTCTGGTGTCTCGCAGCGAAAACATAATAATCCGAAACGTCTGAATGTTTCTAATCCCCATTGTACTTCCGTTATTTATTCGCCTTTAAAGATGGTTTAAAATCTAGGAAGGAAATTAATTTGTTTGCTGGTGTACGGTGATTACAAAAGCTTTATTACAATGATTTATCAACATTGTTGGCTAATCAATCCGTTGTTATCATGCACGGTTTCCATTTACGCTTTGGGATAACAATATATTCGCTGCGATTACAATGCGAGCGCTAAAGTACGCTGTGTTTAATTTCTACGTTGCAATATTGTTAGTCTGGAGTTTCTAAACAAAATTCGACAAGTTAGCCTCCAGGAT comes from Mobula hypostoma chromosome 8, sMobHyp1.1, whole genome shotgun sequence and encodes:
- the foxa2 gene encoding forkhead box protein A2; translation: MHSTSNMLGAVKMEGHEHTDWSSYYGEPEGYTSVSNMNAGIGMNSMNTYMSMSAMGTTANMTAGSMNMSYVGTGMSPAMTGMSPGAGAMNGMGAGMAALSPSMSPISAQAGSMNALTSYTNMSMSPIYGQSNLNRSRDPKTYRRSYTHAKPPYSYISLITMAIQQSPSKMLTLSEIYQWIMDLFPFYRQNQQRWQNSIRHSLSFNDCFLKVPRSPDKPGKGSFWTLHPDSGNMFENGCYLRRQKRFKCEKKQALKNSQDPNRKTSEAGSTGSGGSSSESSTGNESPHSSGSPGSEQKRSMMDLKPSSALSPEHTHASNAVSQAQQHLMHHQHHSVLSHIPSEAQGHLKADHHYSFNHPFSINNLMSSEQQHHKMDLKAYEQVMHYSNYNSPMSANLPMTSKSVLDSSAIASDTSYYQGVYSRPIMNSS